The following proteins are co-located in the Billgrantia tianxiuensis genome:
- a CDS encoding DUF3333 domain-containing protein yields the protein MTATNLEIADSRRRQRLDAIQRSLNARHARERRFRLLGLGAVITAMVLVAILFASILVRGVPAFWQATLTLDIYLDPEVIQVDERPVRERGESPAQYRERELAWLNQLGMVNWNALIDEALKAQLPGEIESRQTRDLRALVASGERFALRNRVIENPDLIGQTVSVKLLASANVDVWLKGNIDRSLPDHQQQLSAQTREWADYLKEQGTIRNAFSTALFINTDSRSSPASAGLAGAFMGSLFMMLIVIALSVPLGWPAPSISRSSLPRIA from the coding sequence GTGACTGCTACGAACCTAGAAATTGCCGATAGCCGGCGTCGCCAGCGCCTCGATGCCATCCAGCGGTCGCTGAATGCACGCCATGCTCGAGAGCGCCGCTTCCGCTTGCTGGGCCTGGGCGCCGTCATCACTGCCATGGTCCTGGTGGCGATCCTGTTTGCCAGCATCCTGGTGCGTGGGGTGCCCGCCTTCTGGCAGGCCACGCTCACTCTCGACATCTATCTCGATCCGGAGGTGATCCAGGTCGACGAGCGACCGGTACGTGAGCGAGGCGAGAGCCCGGCACAGTATCGGGAGCGTGAACTCGCCTGGCTGAACCAGCTTGGTATGGTCAACTGGAACGCCCTGATCGACGAGGCGCTGAAAGCCCAGCTGCCTGGTGAGATCGAGTCGCGTCAGACCCGCGATCTGCGTGCACTGGTGGCCTCCGGCGAACGCTTTGCCCTGCGCAATCGTGTCATCGAGAATCCCGATCTGATCGGTCAGACTGTCTCCGTCAAGCTGCTTGCCAGCGCCAACGTGGACGTCTGGCTGAAGGGCAACATCGACCGTAGCCTGCCCGACCATCAGCAGCAATTGAGTGCGCAGACCCGAGAGTGGGCGGACTATCTCAAGGAGCAGGGCACCATTCGAAATGCCTTCAGCACGGCACTGTTCATCAACACTGACTCACGCAGTTCCCCGGCGTCGGCCGGCCTCGCTGGTGCCTTCATGGGTTCGTTGTTCATGATGCTGATCGTCATTGCGCTGTCGGTGCCGCTGGGGTGGCCAGCGCCATCTATCTCGAGGAGTTCGCTCCCAAGAATCGCCTGA
- a CDS encoding PstA family ABC transporter permease, whose product MASAIYLEEFAPKNRLTDLIEININNLAAVPSIVFGLLGAAIFIGYLGLPLSAPLVGGLVLTLMTLPTIIIATRAALRSIPPSIRQAALGIGASRVQTVFHHVLPLALPGILTGSILGVAQALGETAPLLLIGMNAFVANVPSSPMDQATALPVQIYLWQGNELRNFFEARTSAAIIVLLGLMLSLNATAIWLRKKFETRW is encoded by the coding sequence GTGGCCAGCGCCATCTATCTCGAGGAGTTCGCTCCCAAGAATCGCCTGACCGACCTGATCGAGATCAACATCAACAACCTGGCGGCGGTGCCTTCGATCGTCTTCGGCCTGCTGGGGGCGGCGATCTTCATTGGATATCTTGGTCTGCCGCTTTCTGCTCCCTTGGTGGGTGGCCTGGTGCTTACGCTGATGACGCTGCCAACCATCATCATCGCCACGCGAGCGGCGCTGCGTTCGATCCCGCCATCGATTCGTCAGGCGGCACTGGGCATCGGTGCATCGCGCGTGCAGACGGTGTTCCACCATGTGCTGCCCCTGGCATTGCCAGGGATTCTCACCGGCTCGATCCTTGGCGTGGCTCAGGCACTCGGCGAGACGGCGCCACTGCTGCTGATCGGTATGAATGCCTTCGTGGCCAACGTGCCCAGTTCGCCCATGGATCAGGCTACGGCACTGCCGGTGCAGATCTACCTGTGGCAGGGCAACGAGCTGCGCAACTTCTTCGAGGCACGCACCTCAGCAGCCATCATCGTGCTGCTGGGCTTGATGCTGAGCCTGAACGCGACGGCCATCTGGCTGCGCAAGAAATTCGAGACGAGGTGGTAA
- the pstB gene encoding phosphate ABC transporter ATP-binding protein PstB, translating into MNKRTLESRSVKMSARGVKVFYGENEALHGIDLDILENEVIAFIGPSGCGKSTFLRCLNRMNDTIAGSRVEGLVTLDGNDIYDPALDVVLLRAQVGIVFQKPNPFPKSIYENIAYGPRLHGLARRRAELDDIVESSLRRAGLWDEVKDRLDQPGTGLSGGQQQRLCIARTIAVSPEVILMDEPCSALDPIATGKIEQLIDELSESYTIVMVTHNMQQAARVAHKTAFFHLGELVEMGDTDDIFTNPREQRTHDYITGRFG; encoded by the coding sequence ATGAACAAGCGCACCTTGGAGAGTCGGAGCGTCAAGATGAGCGCTCGTGGCGTCAAGGTGTTCTATGGCGAGAACGAGGCGCTTCACGGTATCGATCTCGATATCCTCGAGAACGAAGTGATTGCCTTCATCGGCCCCTCGGGCTGTGGCAAGTCGACCTTCCTGCGCTGCCTCAATCGCATGAACGACACCATTGCAGGGAGTCGCGTCGAGGGTCTCGTGACCCTGGATGGCAACGACATCTACGATCCTGCGCTCGATGTGGTGCTGCTGCGTGCCCAGGTGGGCATCGTATTCCAGAAGCCCAACCCCTTTCCCAAATCGATCTACGAAAACATTGCCTATGGCCCGCGGCTGCATGGCCTGGCGCGGCGCCGCGCCGAACTCGACGACATCGTCGAAAGCAGCCTGCGGCGGGCCGGTCTGTGGGACGAGGTGAAGGATCGCCTGGACCAGCCCGGCACGGGGCTGTCGGGCGGACAGCAGCAGCGTCTGTGCATCGCCCGCACCATTGCGGTGAGCCCCGAGGTGATCCTGATGGACGAGCCGTGCTCGGCTCTCGATCCGATTGCGACGGGTAAGATCGAGCAGCTCATCGACGAGTTGAGCGAGAGCTACACCATCGTCATGGTGACGCACAACATGCAGCAGGCGGCTCGGGTGGCCCACAAGACGGCTTTCTTCCACCTGGGGGAGCTGGTCGAGATGGGAGATACCGACGACATCTTCACCAACCCGCGAGAGCAGCGCACCCACGACTACATTACCGGACGTTTCGGCTAA
- a CDS encoding arsenate reductase ArsC has translation MSQYRVLFLCNANSARSLMAEALLNYIEGNRIVAFSAGVEPDRPHERTLEALHHLGIDTEGLASEPLERYAGQYFDAVIILCDKAKQHCRDWEGAAGEVVYWDIPDPRLSEDPNAYRKALREIRGRLQLWVDAKLRKLESE, from the coding sequence ATGAGCCAGTATCGGGTCCTCTTTCTCTGCAATGCCAATTCCGCCCGGTCGCTGATGGCCGAAGCGCTGCTCAACTATATAGAGGGCAATCGCATCGTGGCCTTCAGTGCCGGCGTCGAGCCTGACCGGCCCCATGAGCGAACCCTCGAAGCCCTGCACCACTTGGGTATCGATACCGAAGGCCTGGCGAGTGAGCCGCTGGAGCGCTATGCCGGGCAGTATTTCGATGCGGTCATCATTCTGTGCGACAAGGCGAAGCAGCATTGTCGCGACTGGGAGGGTGCGGCCGGAGAAGTAGTCTACTGGGACATTCCCGATCCACGCTTGAGCGAAGACCCAAATGCCTACCGCAAGGCACTGCGCGAGATCCGTGGTCGGCTTCAGTTATGGGTGGATGCCAAGCTGCGCAAGCTCGAAAGCGAGTGA
- a CDS encoding metalloregulator ArsR/SmtB family transcription factor, protein MLVLLIASEGELCVCELTHALQESQPKVSRHLAQLRGCGLLEDNRIGQWVYYRVGSRLPEWAGQVLESARVGEASRLATLRARLAAMGERPERRATLC, encoded by the coding sequence ATGCTCGTGCTGCTGATTGCCAGCGAAGGTGAGCTTTGCGTCTGTGAGTTGACGCATGCCTTGCAGGAGTCGCAGCCCAAGGTTTCGAGGCATCTCGCTCAACTGCGGGGATGCGGCCTGCTGGAGGACAATCGCATCGGCCAGTGGGTTTACTACCGGGTGGGGAGCCGCCTTCCCGAGTGGGCCGGCCAGGTGCTGGAGTCGGCTCGAGTGGGAGAGGCCTCGCGACTGGCCACTCTTCGAGCTCGCCTGGCCGCCATGGGCGAGCGTCCCGAGCGACGTGCTACGCTCTGCTAG
- a CDS encoding MFS transporter, whose amino-acid sequence MNITFWQRHPLAVIVLAQLCGTSLWFSVNGVGLSLSRDLGFSEVDLGRLTLAVQAGFICGTLFIATTGLADRFRASRIFALSCLAGALVNAGFVLAAQHMPLAMLLRFCTGLCLAGIYPLGMKLVIGWTPRHTGAALAWLVGMLTLGTALPHLLRGSTLGMPWEWPLLGASLLALLGGAAIHRLGDGPHLPPPSGKARLTDGLAALGEGRFRAVAGGYFGHCWELYAFWMLTPFLVYREIERLAASTDLVAWLSFGVIALGLAGCVGGGLVSRHLGSLWVSRWALAASGTICLVYPLFAWAPPGLLLALLFLWGLTVIADSPQFSALAAATAPRERIGSTLAVMNAVGFALTIPAISLTTTLWALQDVWVLWWLLPGPILGLWSLRGLTDPARPAAKPMGQQ is encoded by the coding sequence ATGAACATAACTTTCTGGCAGCGCCACCCGTTGGCCGTCATCGTTCTCGCCCAGTTGTGCGGCACCTCGCTGTGGTTCTCCGTCAACGGTGTGGGACTCTCACTCTCGCGCGATCTCGGTTTCTCCGAGGTCGATCTCGGCCGCCTGACATTGGCGGTGCAGGCGGGCTTCATCTGCGGCACCCTGTTCATCGCCACTACGGGCCTGGCCGACCGTTTCCGCGCCAGCCGCATCTTCGCGCTATCGTGCCTGGCGGGAGCGCTGGTCAATGCCGGCTTCGTGCTGGCAGCCCAGCACATGCCACTGGCCATGCTGCTGCGCTTCTGCACCGGGTTGTGCCTGGCGGGAATCTATCCGCTGGGAATGAAGCTGGTGATCGGCTGGACGCCCCGGCATACCGGTGCCGCACTCGCCTGGCTAGTAGGCATGCTGACCCTGGGCACCGCCCTGCCCCACCTGCTGCGTGGCAGCACGCTGGGCATGCCGTGGGAGTGGCCGCTGCTGGGCGCTTCGCTGCTTGCCCTGCTGGGCGGAGCGGCCATCCATCGACTTGGCGACGGGCCGCATCTGCCGCCGCCTAGCGGCAAGGCCCGCCTCACCGACGGCCTGGCGGCCTTGGGCGAAGGACGTTTCCGCGCCGTGGCCGGCGGCTACTTCGGTCACTGCTGGGAACTCTACGCCTTCTGGATGCTGACGCCCTTCCTGGTGTATCGCGAGATCGAGCGGCTGGCGGCCTCCACCGACCTGGTGGCCTGGCTCTCGTTCGGGGTCATTGCACTGGGTCTGGCGGGCTGCGTGGGAGGCGGCCTGGTCAGCCGCCACCTGGGCAGCTTGTGGGTGTCACGCTGGGCGCTCGCCGCTTCCGGTACGATCTGCCTGGTCTATCCCCTGTTTGCCTGGGCGCCCCCGGGCCTGTTGCTGGCGCTACTGTTCCTGTGGGGCCTCACGGTGATTGCCGACTCGCCCCAGTTCTCCGCCCTGGCTGCCGCCACGGCCCCACGGGAGCGCATCGGCTCGACCCTGGCGGTGATGAACGCGGTGGGCTTCGCGCTGACCATTCCCGCCATTTCGCTGACCACGACGCTATGGGCGCTGCAGGATGTCTGGGTGTTGTGGTGGCTGCTGCCGGGGCCGATCCTGGGCCTGTGGTCGCTGCGCGGCCTGACCGATCCGGCCAGGCCTGCCGCCAAGCCCATGGGCCAGCAGTGA
- the arsB gene encoding ACR3 family arsenite efflux transporter: protein MSDDTLSQAPSSAEGMGRFERFLSVWVALAIAAGVLLGQFAPAVPETLARFEVAQVSIPVAILIWAMIFPMMAQIDFTAVLGVRRQPKGLVVTTTVNWLIKPFTMFAIAWFFLMVLFRPWIPEPLAQQYLAGAILLGAAPCTAMVFVWSTLTRGDAAYTLVQVSLNDLIMLFAFAPIVVLLLGISSIQVPWDTVALSVLLYIVIPLTAGYLTRRTLIARHGSEWYESVFMKRVGPITPAGLIVTLVLLFAFQGDVILANPLHIVLIAIPLIVQTFLIFYIAYGWARAWKVPHNVAAPGAMIGASNFFELAVAVAIALFGLQSGAALATVVGVLVEVPLMLALVRIANRTRHRFSPA from the coding sequence ATGTCCGACGACACTCTCTCGCAGGCGCCTTCCTCCGCCGAAGGCATGGGACGGTTCGAACGCTTTCTCTCCGTGTGGGTAGCGCTTGCCATCGCGGCCGGCGTGTTGCTCGGCCAGTTCGCCCCCGCCGTTCCCGAGACACTGGCACGCTTCGAAGTCGCCCAGGTTTCGATCCCGGTGGCCATCCTGATCTGGGCGATGATCTTCCCGATGATGGCGCAGATCGATTTCACCGCCGTGCTCGGCGTTCGCCGCCAGCCCAAGGGGCTGGTTGTCACCACCACGGTGAACTGGCTGATCAAGCCCTTCACCATGTTCGCCATCGCCTGGTTCTTCCTGATGGTGCTGTTCCGGCCCTGGATACCCGAGCCACTGGCCCAGCAGTACCTGGCAGGGGCGATCTTGCTCGGTGCCGCACCCTGCACGGCGATGGTCTTCGTCTGGAGCACCCTGACTCGTGGCGACGCCGCCTACACCCTGGTACAGGTCTCACTCAACGACCTGATCATGCTGTTCGCCTTCGCCCCCATCGTGGTACTGCTGCTGGGCATCTCCAGCATCCAGGTACCGTGGGATACCGTGGCGCTGTCGGTCCTGCTCTACATCGTCATCCCGCTGACCGCCGGCTACCTGACCCGGCGCACCCTGATCGCCCGCCACGGCAGCGAATGGTACGAAAGCGTCTTCATGAAGCGGGTCGGTCCGATCACCCCTGCCGGGCTAATCGTGACCCTGGTGTTGCTGTTCGCTTTCCAGGGCGACGTGATCCTCGCCAATCCTCTGCACATCGTGCTGATCGCCATTCCGCTGATCGTGCAGACCTTCCTGATCTTCTACATCGCCTACGGCTGGGCCAGGGCCTGGAAGGTACCGCACAACGTGGCTGCCCCCGGCGCCATGATCGGCGCCAGTAACTTCTTCGAGCTGGCGGTGGCCGTGGCCATTGCGCTGTTCGGCCTGCAATCCGGCGCGGCGCTGGCCACCGTGGTCGGCGTGTTGGTGGAGGTTCCGCTAATGCTGGCCCTGGTGCGCATCGCCAACAGAACCCGACACCGTTTCTCCCCGGCCTGA
- a CDS encoding ABC transporter ATP-binding protein produces MGSTEPLRLAGVGIGTLNGIDLEVSPGEIVCLSGASGSGKSRLLRAVADLEPHAGEVWLGGQAQSQTPGHAWRRQVMLVPAESHWWAETVGEHFEVQPEGEALAALGLEPEALAWQIGRLSTGEKQRLGLLRAVSREPRALLLDEPTANLDGVTSQRVEAWLTECIRTRGWPTLWVAHDQGQIARVGRRHWRIADGRLAEVAHAWK; encoded by the coding sequence TTGGGCTCAACCGAACCTCTGCGGCTTGCCGGCGTCGGTATCGGCACGCTGAACGGCATCGATCTCGAGGTCTCGCCCGGCGAGATCGTTTGCCTTTCCGGGGCCAGCGGTTCAGGCAAGAGCCGGTTGCTGCGCGCCGTAGCCGACCTCGAACCGCATGCTGGCGAAGTCTGGCTGGGCGGCCAAGCCCAGTCGCAAACGCCCGGCCATGCCTGGCGGCGTCAGGTAATGCTGGTGCCCGCCGAGAGCCACTGGTGGGCGGAGACGGTAGGCGAGCACTTCGAGGTGCAGCCCGAAGGCGAGGCATTGGCCGCGCTGGGGCTGGAGCCCGAGGCACTGGCTTGGCAAATAGGACGCCTCTCGACTGGCGAGAAGCAGCGCTTGGGACTGCTGCGGGCCGTGAGCCGTGAGCCCAGGGCGCTGCTGCTCGATGAACCGACCGCCAACCTGGATGGTGTCACCAGCCAGCGCGTGGAAGCCTGGCTCACGGAATGTATTCGTACGCGTGGTTGGCCCACCCTGTGGGTGGCTCATGATCAGGGGCAGATCGCCCGGGTGGGGCGCCGTCACTGGCGAATCGCGGATGGGCGCCTGGCGGAGGTGGCTCACGCATGGAAGTGA